GAATGCCCCTCTGACATATGAACCGGCTTCGTCGAGCCCGAGCCGCTACATGGTCGTTCCGAGCCGCCCTGACCAAAACGTGCAACCCAGCATACGTCTTCGGACGTTTTCGTGCGTTGAGAGCGGATCACTCGAGACCCGGATCGACCTTTAGAACGAAAGGCCGAGACGCGATATACATCATTCCCGCATCGTCGAAGGTGATGCCAAAAGCCTGATTAGCCTTGAGAGTTTTCAGCGGGCGGCCCTCGGGTGTGAAGACCGCGATAGAGCTTGTGTCCGAGAGAAATATCCGTCCTGCCGGATCAAGGGCGATGTCGTTTGCGGAGCGAAGCCCGGTCGGGATGCGGTTAAGAAACTTCCCATCCGAAGAGAATTTCACGAGCTCGTCGGTCGTCCGCTCGACGAGAAAAACGAACCCGTTTCCGTCAACATCAACCTTTTCAAAGCCGAAGGAAGAGTTTGAGTCCTTTGCCGCGTTCTTAAAGGAGCGAAGCAGCTTCAGGTCCTTATCGTAGATATCAAAGCCATCGCGGCCGGCCGAATAGACTCGGCCGTCAAGCCCGATGGCAATTCCCCGCAGCCGACGCTCCGCTACCTGTGCGGCGATGGTTCCTTCGTCGCCGTCAAAGGCCGTGATGCCCTTGCTCGTCGCAAGATAAACGCGGCCAGATCGGCTGACGCCAAGATCATAGACATTTTCATTCTCGCCGACTGGCCATGCCGAGATGAACTTCCCGTCCGGCCCGAAGACCTGGATCCGTCCGGGCGAATAGTCTGAGCTGTAAATGCGACCGGCGGCATCTACGGCGACCACGCGGTTGTCCTTGAACCGTCCCGCACCCGTTCCCTCACCGCCGAAACGGAGAAGCTCGGCCATTCCGGCCTCATTGCCGCCCGGCCGGACGGGCCGTGTGCCGGATGGGGTCTCGGACACCGGCCCGTCGATATCGTCCGAGGGCGACGCAACAAGGAATAGCGCGGCAGTGACTCCGGCGATCGCGAGAAAGACCGCCGAGAACACCGCAATAGTGATCGCTCCGACGGCAACGCCCGCCTTCTTTGCCGTACGCGGATCGATGAGCGGGCCTCCGGATGCTGCTCGCTGGATGACCTCGCCGAGATCGACCGGCCCGCCGCGTTCGATCGCCTCGACCGCAGATTTCGATTCGGCAAGCCCCGCTCCGGTCCGCTCGCGAAAGACCTTGATCGCCTCGATCTTCCTGCCTGCGGCACAGAGCCGGCGAACCTCTTCGTTCAACCCGCCCGAACCTTCGGACCCCTGCGACGACACCGGCCGCCCACCAAAAACCTCCGGCGGTACGATCATGGTCGTCCCGCAAAACTGGCACTTCTGCGACATCTGCCCCAAAAATTCAAGCGGGGCTGAACACGAGATACACTTAAATACTTGAGGCATATTTATCTAGGGTCGCCGATCGGCGCGCTGAACGAGGATTAATTCGTGAAAATTTTGCCATACTTCGGTCACCTTTCGAAAAAGTCGGTACTCGAACGTATCGCCCAAGCTGGGACCACCTGCGATCGCCACATCCCTCCCGAGATTCTGCACTGCGAGATCTCTATGTGATTTTTTCATCTTTAACCCGGACTGCTCATTATACCGGCTGATTTGAATGATGAAACCAAACACGATAAAAACTTCGTGCGGATTAACGCAGGTGCTTATGCAGAAAGCGGATGATCTTGTAGCCATCGATGTAGACCCAGGGCTTTTCGCCGAGCGTGTAATGGCCGCAGGGGATGGCGGCTTTGCTGTGGCGGATGCTGTGGCGGCGGAGGGCGTTCATCGTGTCGCGTGTCAGGTGGACGGGGAAGCTGAGGTCGTAGAGCGTGTAGATATAACGCTGCGGGCGGGGCGGCAGGAGGGCGAGCTTTTCGAGATAAGCCATCGGCGAGACCGGCATCCAGAACTCGCGAAGCTGATCAAGCGAGATGCTGCCTTCGATTCCCTCGCGGACGTGATAGGTCGAGAGCCCGTGCCAGACGACATCCGCCATATAACCCGAGACGTGGTTGAAGACGACGGCGTCGATATCAAGGTCATGAACAAAAGCGAGAAATGCGACACAGGAACCGATGCTCGTGCCGACAACTCCGATCCGTTCGTAGCCCTGCCCGCGGAGCCACTTGACCGCCGCACGAGTATCGAGCACCGCCTGCCGGATCGATTGCAGCGAGCGGCCGATGTTCGACGAAACGAGATGATCGGCCCGCTCAAGTTCGGGTGGCATCCGCTCTTCGTGGTAGGGAAGCGTCAGCCGCAGGGCCGAGAGGCCGACGCGATTAAAGAACTTGCAGAGGTCGAAGTAAGTGCCGGCCTTTGCGTTCCAGTGCGGGAGCACAATGACCGCCGCCCGCTTATCCGGATGCGGAAAATAAGCACCAAAGGCGGTGTTGTTCTCAGCCGACGGCGTCTCAAGAGCACTCGGCCAGGTGACGATCGGCATCTCGACCTGCTTGACGGGCCCGGAAAGCTCGGCGGCACTCAGCGATGCGGCCGAAGGATAAAGCCGCCGCTCGATGCTGAAATCGATCTCCGCCGGCAGCGAGAAATAGTCGTCGCTGTTCTCGACGATCCGCTTGGCCGCGGCGGCAAACTCGGTAGCGGGGTCACCGCCGTTGGCCTCGGGCGCAATGAACTCGAGGCCCCATTCAAAAGGCCGGACCTCGCGATTGTCATTGAGCATCGCGAAGTATCGCTCCCGGTTGTGCATGTACCGCCGCAGCATAAACCTCAATCGTATCGCTGGGCGGTGCGAAAAAGCAAAAAAGCCGCCGGAGCAGGTCCGGCGGCAAGTGTCGATAAGCGGTGCGTCTCCCCAGGTTCAATTGACCGCATGGAAATCGACATCAAAGAGGTCTTCATTGAGCTGGACGGATCGGGCAGGAACAGCGAACTGATACTGCCGCCGCTCGACCGTTATGAAATAAAGCCGGCCCGAGCCGAGCCCCTCAATGCGGTAATTGCCAAAGCTGCTCGTGATGGTCTGCCAGGTGTTGCCTTCGCCATCGGTCACGGTGATCGAGGCGAGCGGGATTCCGCTGCCCGCAGCATCCGTCACACGGCCGGCGAGCGTGGCGGGTGCCGAGGTCGGAGCAAGCAGCGAGATCGCGGCATCGGTGAACGTGACCGAAAGGCTTTCGGCCAGGCCGTTGACCGCTTCGCGGCGGACCGGCGAATTGCCGAACGCGATGAGAGCCGAGGCCGGGTTGGTCGGAGCGACCGTGAATGTAATCGTCACAAGCTGCTGCGTACCGGCCGGAAGTGGCTGCGTCGGGTCCTTATCGAGCACGATGCCGAGCCGCCCTGCGGCCGCCTGCGAGGAGTTGACGGTCAGGCTCATTCCGGCGGCACCGGTACCGAGCGAGATGTTCGCCGGGCTTGAGATGACCTGCGGGTCGAAACTAAGCGTAAAGCCGACCGCTACCTCATCGCCTTGGGCCGCGAGTTCGATGGCAACGCCGACCTGGTTGCCGGAGCGGGTGAGCCTAACGGGCCTTATTTCGCGAGAGCCCATCGCCGACTCACGGCCAGCAACGGTCTTGACCGAGGCTCCGCCAGTGGCGGCATTCGGGCCGGCAGCGTTCTTGACCTCATCAAGCCCAGCAACATAACGGCGGGATTGAATGATATCGCCGACCGAGAGCACGCCGTCTCCGCTTGTCGCGAGCGGTGCGGTATCGGCCCGCTGGAACTCGTTGTATTGGAAGTCGGCATCGAGCCCGGAGACGAACCGCCGCACCTGCGTGAGATCCGCGATCGAGACCGTGCCGTCGTTGTTGCCGTTCGGCCGCGGGGCCAGGTCGCTCTCGGCCGCTCCGCCGAGGATGGAGACGACAGCGCCGGGCGTGGCGGGTATCGTCTCGATGTTCCCGGCATTGTCGGTGGCGACGGAGAAGAATCGATACGTTCGGCCCCAGTTACCGAGGAACACGGCAGAACCCGGGCCTTCGGCACTCAGCAACGGTTGGTACTGCCCGCCGTTCTCAGAAAAATATACAGTGACGCCTTTCATTCCCGAACCGCCAATGGCGTCGTTGCCGTCCCATGTGAGATTGATCTCGGGCGTATCGAGCGTAGCCGGCAGCGGGGCGACGCTGCTCGTTGGGATGTCCGCATCGAGTGTGTTCGAGGTCGCGTTTGTGACGATCGGCTCGTTCTCATCGAAGAAGATCGTCGCGAAGTTCGCGATCTCGGTGCCGGTGGTTTGCGTGGCCTTCGGCTGGACCGTAAAGGTCACAAAGCCCTCGCCATCGCGTTCCTCGTTGTTTGGCGGCAGCAGGCCGACCAGCGGACTGAGCG
This window of the Acidobacteriota bacterium genome carries:
- a CDS encoding abhydrolase domain-containing 18 produces the protein MLRRYMHNRERYFAMLNDNREVRPFEWGLEFIAPEANGGDPATEFAAAAKRIVENSDDYFSLPAEIDFSIERRLYPSAASLSAAELSGPVKQVEMPIVTWPSALETPSAENNTAFGAYFPHPDKRAAVIVLPHWNAKAGTYFDLCKFFNRVGLSALRLTLPYHEERMPPELERADHLVSSNIGRSLQSIRQAVLDTRAAVKWLRGQGYERIGVVGTSIGSCVAFLAFVHDLDIDAVVFNHVSGYMADVVWHGLSTYHVREGIEGSISLDQLREFWMPVSPMAYLEKLALLPPRPQRYIYTLYDLSFPVHLTRDTMNALRRHSIRHSKAAIPCGHYTLGEKPWVYIDGYKIIRFLHKHLR